A section of the Oncorhynchus tshawytscha isolate Ot180627B linkage group LG09, Otsh_v2.0, whole genome shotgun sequence genome encodes:
- the LOC112258819 gene encoding trafficking protein particle complex subunit 5, with translation MDTRFTRGKSNILERPLTRPKTEVSVSAFALLFSEMVQYCQSRVYSVSELQQRLADLGQSVGASMLDVLVLREKNGKRETKVLNILLFVKVSVWKAMFGKEADKLEQANDDDKTYYIIEKEPLINAYISVPKENSTLNCAAFTAGIVEAILTHSGFPAKVTAHWHKGTTLMIKFDEAVIARDKALDGR, from the exons ATGGACACTCGGTTCACGAGAGGAAAGTCAAACATCCTGGAACGGCCTCTAACCCGTCCCAAGACTGAAGTCAGTGTGAGTGCCTTTGCACTGCTCTTCTCTGAGATGGTGCAGTATTGCCAGAGCCGCGTGTACTCTGTGTCCGAGCTCCAGCAACGCTTGGCAGACCTGGGTCAGAGCGTTGGCGCCAGTATGCTGGATGTGCTGGTGCTGAGGGAGAAGAATGGGAAGAGGGAGACCAAGGTGCTTAACATACTGCTCTTCGTCAAG GTGTCAGTATGGAAAGCCATGTTCGGTAAGGAGGCAGACAAGCTGGAGCAGGCCAACGATGACGACAAGACCTACTACATCATAGAGAAGGAGCCACTGATCAACGCTTACATCTCTGTGCCCAAGGAGAACAGCACACTAAACTGTGCTGCATTCACCGCTGGCATCGTAGAGGCCATTCTCACACACAGTGGCTTCCCTGCCAAGGTCACAGCCCACTGGCACAAGGGCACCACGCTCATGATCAAGTTTGATGAAGCTGTGATAGCCAGAGACAAGGCCCTGGATGGCAGATAG